The stretch of DNA TGACCAAAACGCATCTCACAACAATCTCCGAAGGGGGGACAGAGTTTGTCATCACATCTTTGCCCCACTAAGGAAACAGGACGGCCAGAGAACAGGAAGACTTGCACACAAGTTCTCTCCCCACTGGACCGATCCTTCTGTGGTCACAGACAAACATTNNNNNNNNNNNNNNNNNNNNNNNNNNNNNNNNNNNNNNNNNNNNNNNNNNNNNNNNNNNNNNNNNNNNNNNNNNNNNNNNNNNNNNNNNNNNNNNNNNNNCAGCCACTTCTCCCACAGCAGAGTCCAAACAGTGCTTCCTGTTCTCTACAGTTAGGTGTCTTATTGGAAATGGTCTCAGTAGATGACAGGATCTGTCTCGTCTCTATCCTTTCTATTGGCCtccatttctcctcctgtttcctcccctttctctctctccctctttctctgcctacatgaagctgactgtggaaatgttgtcaTCATTCATACTGATGGACTGCTGATATCATTGCTGTTcattctgcagcaacacacagaggccaaaaGCTTGTCTATGGTCCCTTTCCTCATGAAGACATACAGGAACAAGTCTGCAACAGGACTGAACCTGACAAAGATGAAAGACAGGCTGTTGAGTCTCAAGTCTTCTAGCAACAGGGTATTGTCATTGAATACTTTCAGGCACCAAATGATTCTGGGCAGGAACAGCAGAGTGTAAATAAGCAGCACCAGAACTAAAATTCCCACAATTCGTCGTTTTTCATCAGAGCGAACCGAAATGGTAGCAGACAGGGCTTTGAGGGTCCCAACCAGGAAGAATATTAACAGTGGGaagggggggaggaggaggataggGAAGATAATGTATCTGATCAGAACTCCAGAGAAAAATATAAGGAAAGCACAGACAAGAGAAAGGATCCAGACCAGGACACAGACCGCCACAGAGGTCTTGATGGTTCGTCTGGAGTGGTACCACAGCGGGTGGgcgatgaccaaatacctgtaatacaagatggacacaaagtctttgaggagcttcagagttataaactaatataatgttcagacacagaaggagctccacacatactggatagacagatagataccTTTCCAGGGCGATGCAGACCATGAAGTAAACACTGGCAAACAGAGCAGAGAAGTAAATACAATAGAAGATGAAATATATATTCTCATCCACATTTGGTGCCACATCAACGAtcatgcagcagaactgaaggaCGTCGGTAATGAGGAGGTTGATGAGGTAGATGGGAGCAACATGATCACTTCTCACCTGCAGGAAAACATTGGTAAAAGTCAACAAGCAGttggaaacatgttgtgaagtccacctcctcccaaatctgtcatcttgctctgcccagcagctgcagtcagagccatttctgactttttcatCCAACAGAAATCTCAGATATGACCCACTGGCCAATCAGTGCAGGAACAAGACTAAGGGCCAGATTTCCTGCAGCTTCTGCAACAGTTTTTCAGCCACAGATATGAAGCGTTCTGGCTCAAACACATGAGCTGGATTTATCCAGACCGGAGTCGCAGTTTGAggctcatgtt from Micropterus dolomieu isolate WLL.071019.BEF.003 ecotype Adirondacks unplaced genomic scaffold, ASM2129224v1 scaffold_282, whole genome shotgun sequence encodes:
- the LOC123967331 gene encoding G-protein coupled receptor 4-like, which codes for MDGFYFNNTSQDQSYNHRNITSNYKEYNEFDITDVVTCIIIAISLPLTLVAIYSLYSMVRSDHVAPIYLINLLITDVLQFCCMIVDVAPNVDENIYFIFYCIYFSALFASVYFMVCIALERYLVIAHPLWYHSRRTIKTSVAVCVLVWILSLVCAFLIFFSGVLIRYIIFPILLLPPFPLLIFFLVGTLKALSATISVRSDEKRRIVGILVLVLLIYTLLFLPRIIWCLKVFNDNTLLLEDLRLNSLSFIFVRFSPVADLFLYVFMRKGTIDKLLASVCCCRMNSNDISSPSV